One window from the genome of Vibrio vulnificus NBRC 15645 = ATCC 27562 encodes:
- the parC gene encoding DNA topoisomerase IV subunit A: MSTEITYDGVEQLPMRKFTEDAYLNYSMYVIMDRALPYIGDGLKPVQRRIIYAMSELGLSAAAKYKKSARTVGDVLGKYHPHGDSACYEAMVLMAQPFSYRYPLVDGQGNWGAPDDPKSFAAMRYTEAKLSKFADVLLGELGQGTVEWQPNFDGTMKEPKMLPARLPHILLNGVTGIAVGMATDIPPHNVREVADATIHLIDNPAAPLMDLMQYVKGPDFPTEAEIITPSSDLEKMYRSGRGSVKMRAVWCKEGSDIVITALPHQVSGAKLLEQIAAQMRAKKLPMVEDLRDESDHENPTRIVIVPRSNRVDCDQLMNHLFASTDLEKSYRVNLNMIGLDNRPQVKGLVQILTEWITFRRETVRSRLQYRLDKVLARLHILEGLLIAYLNIDEVIEIIRTEDDPKAVLMARFGITDIQADAILDTKLRHLAKLEEMKIRGEQDELEKERKKLEELLGSERRLNTLLKKEIRADAEKFGDDRRSPLVVREEAKALTERDLMPNEAITVVLSEKGWIRHAKGHEVDCQGLSYKAGDSYLAHACGKSNQQAVLLGSDGRSYSLESHTLPSARGQGEPITGRLNITPGSSIRQVIMGEEEQLWLIGSDAGYGFVCKGSDLLSKNRSGKALVSLPENAEVMTPSAVLDLDNDDILAITNQGRMLMFPIKDLPQLGKGKGNKIINIPAAKAKAKEEILSHLIALPKGASLTLYAGKRKLGLKPADLDNFRGERGRRGGLLPRGLQRVTRIELEQSDSSDGSETATDA, from the coding sequence ATGTCTACAGAAATTACTTATGATGGCGTCGAACAATTGCCAATGCGCAAGTTCACCGAAGATGCTTATCTAAACTATTCGATGTACGTCATTATGGATCGTGCGTTGCCTTATATTGGTGACGGTCTGAAACCGGTTCAACGACGTATTATCTACGCCATGTCGGAGCTTGGGCTTTCGGCAGCGGCAAAATACAAAAAATCAGCGCGTACGGTGGGTGACGTGTTGGGTAAGTACCATCCACACGGCGACTCAGCATGTTATGAAGCGATGGTGCTGATGGCACAGCCATTCTCATACCGCTATCCGTTGGTGGACGGCCAAGGCAACTGGGGTGCACCGGATGATCCGAAATCGTTCGCCGCGATGCGTTATACCGAAGCCAAATTGTCGAAGTTTGCCGATGTGCTTCTGGGAGAGCTTGGTCAAGGTACGGTCGAGTGGCAGCCTAACTTTGATGGCACGATGAAAGAGCCAAAAATGCTGCCAGCACGTTTGCCTCACATTCTTCTCAATGGTGTGACAGGCATTGCGGTGGGTATGGCGACGGACATTCCTCCTCATAACGTACGTGAAGTTGCGGATGCCACCATTCATTTGATTGATAATCCAGCTGCGCCGCTGATGGATTTAATGCAGTACGTCAAAGGGCCTGATTTCCCGACAGAAGCGGAGATCATTACCCCAAGTAGCGATCTGGAAAAAATGTATCGCAGTGGCCGTGGCAGCGTGAAAATGCGCGCGGTTTGGTGCAAAGAGGGCAGTGACATCGTTATCACGGCGCTCCCGCATCAAGTCTCAGGGGCCAAGCTGCTTGAGCAAATTGCCGCGCAAATGCGTGCGAAAAAATTGCCGATGGTGGAAGACTTGCGTGATGAGTCTGACCACGAAAACCCAACTCGTATTGTGATTGTACCGCGCTCAAATCGCGTTGATTGCGACCAGTTGATGAACCACCTGTTCGCGTCCACCGATTTGGAGAAGAGCTATCGTGTTAACTTAAACATGATTGGTCTCGACAACCGCCCACAAGTGAAAGGCTTGGTACAGATTTTGACGGAATGGATCACTTTCCGTCGCGAAACGGTACGTTCACGCTTGCAATACCGTCTTGATAAAGTGCTGGCTCGCTTGCACATCTTGGAAGGTTTGTTGATCGCGTATCTCAACATCGATGAGGTGATTGAGATCATTCGTACTGAAGACGATCCTAAAGCGGTATTGATGGCCAGATTTGGCATTACCGATATTCAAGCCGATGCGATTCTGGATACCAAACTTCGTCACTTAGCCAAATTGGAAGAGATGAAGATCCGCGGTGAACAAGATGAGCTGGAAAAAGAACGTAAGAAACTGGAAGAGTTACTGGGTTCTGAGCGTCGTCTGAATACCTTGCTGAAAAAAGAGATCCGTGCGGATGCAGAGAAATTTGGTGATGATCGCCGTTCTCCGCTAGTGGTTCGTGAAGAAGCGAAAGCACTGACTGAACGTGACCTGATGCCGAATGAAGCGATCACCGTTGTCTTGTCAGAGAAAGGTTGGATTCGTCACGCCAAAGGCCATGAAGTGGATTGTCAGGGGTTGAGCTACAAAGCGGGTGACAGCTATCTGGCGCATGCGTGTGGTAAGAGTAACCAGCAAGCGGTGCTGCTTGGTTCAGATGGCCGCAGTTACTCATTAGAATCGCACACCCTGCCTTCGGCTCGCGGTCAAGGTGAGCCGATTACTGGCCGCCTCAACATCACGCCAGGAAGCAGTATTCGCCAAGTGATCATGGGTGAAGAAGAACAGCTATGGCTGATTGGCTCTGATGCGGGTTATGGCTTCGTGTGTAAAGGCAGTGATTTGTTGTCGAAAAACCGCAGTGGTAAAGCATTGGTGTCGTTGCCTGAAAACGCAGAAGTGATGACACCATCGGCGGTATTGGATTTGGACAATGACGATATTCTTGCCATTACCAACCAAGGCCGTATGTTGATGTTCCCAATTAAAGACTTGCCGCAACTTGGTAAAGGTAAAGGGAATAAGATCATCAATATTCCAGCGGCGAAAGCCAAAGCGAAAGAAGAGATCCTGTCGCATTTGATTGCTTTGCCAAAAGGCGCTTCACTGACGCTGTACGCAGGCAAACGTAAGTTGGGCTTGAAGCCTGCCGATTTGGATAACTTCCGTGGAGAACGAGGCCGTCGAGGTGGTTTATTGCCACGTGGCTTGCAGCGAGTCACTCGTATTGAGCTCGAGCAAAGTGACTCATCGGATGGTTCAGAAACGGCCACCGACGCGTAA
- the degS gene encoding outer membrane-stress sensor serine endopeptidase DegS, with the protein MLNFLMRSVVLGLVTALLVLLAVPSLRSNVITTTLDVSPQDASSLQISFNQAVRNAAPAVVNIYSRKYVENDRSKLSTQGLGSGVIVSEKGYIITNYHVVAQADQIVVALQDGRVAAAQLVGKDRRTDIAILRIEGSNLPVIPLNSNYKAKVGDVVLAIGNPYNLGQTTTFGIISATGRSSISADGRQAFIQTDAAINEGNSGGALVNTKGELVGINTASFQQATDLETYGISFAIPFPLANKIMEKIIADGRVIRGYIGIDGQDINAVTARLLGNEHIGGIVVLGVDPNGPAANAGFEAQDIILSIDDKKIQGRQSVMDIVTDLRPGTTVDVGIIRKGQEMTLKVTIAEDNREI; encoded by the coding sequence ATGCTCAACTTTCTTATGCGTTCCGTCGTTTTAGGGCTGGTGACAGCTTTGCTGGTGTTACTCGCTGTTCCCTCTCTTCGTAGTAATGTGATTACAACCACGCTGGATGTATCGCCACAAGATGCCAGTTCTCTGCAAATCTCATTTAATCAGGCGGTGAGAAATGCTGCGCCTGCGGTGGTCAATATTTACAGCCGAAAATACGTTGAAAACGACCGTAGTAAGCTGTCAACGCAAGGGTTGGGTTCTGGTGTCATCGTCAGTGAAAAAGGCTATATCATCACCAACTACCATGTGGTCGCTCAAGCCGATCAAATCGTTGTGGCGTTGCAAGATGGCCGAGTCGCCGCCGCGCAATTGGTGGGCAAAGATCGTCGCACTGACATCGCCATTTTGCGTATCGAAGGCAGCAACTTACCTGTCATTCCGTTAAATTCAAACTACAAAGCCAAAGTTGGTGATGTGGTGTTGGCGATAGGTAATCCTTATAACCTCGGGCAAACCACCACCTTTGGTATTATTTCGGCCACCGGCCGCTCTTCCATCAGTGCTGATGGCAGGCAAGCTTTTATTCAGACTGATGCCGCGATCAACGAAGGCAACTCAGGCGGAGCTTTAGTCAATACCAAAGGCGAGTTGGTTGGTATCAACACCGCCTCTTTTCAGCAAGCCACCGATCTGGAAACTTATGGTATTTCTTTCGCCATCCCTTTCCCTCTGGCAAATAAAATCATGGAAAAGATCATTGCCGATGGCCGAGTGATCCGAGGTTATATTGGTATTGATGGGCAAGACATTAATGCCGTCACTGCGCGCTTGCTCGGTAATGAGCATATTGGTGGCATCGTCGTATTGGGTGTCGATCCCAACGGCCCGGCCGCAAACGCCGGTTTTGAAGCACAAGACATCATCTTAAGTATTGATGACAAGAAGATCCAAGGTCGTCAGAGTGTGATGGATATTGTGACCGATCTACGTCCGGGGACAACCGTCGATGTCGGTATCATCCGCAAAGGACAAGAGATGACGCTGAAAGTGACGATTGCGGAAGATAACCGAGAAATCTAA
- the yqiA gene encoding esterase YqiA, translated as MSHPKPSLLLYIHGFNSSPLSMKANLMREYCEQHRPDIKVVVPQLPSFPQAAAECLLEIAQQHKTTHRIGLVGSSLGGYLSTWLNAEFGFRAVVVNPAVKPYELLADYLGPQTNPYTHESYTLEARHIDELKALEVKEVANPESFWLLQQTEDEVLDYRQAVEKYAGSAQTVEEGGDHSFVGFERYPERIIHFLGL; from the coding sequence ATGAGCCATCCTAAGCCTTCACTGCTGCTCTACATTCATGGGTTTAACAGCTCGCCGTTATCGATGAAAGCCAACCTGATGCGTGAATATTGCGAGCAACACCGACCTGACATCAAGGTTGTGGTGCCGCAGTTACCGAGTTTTCCGCAAGCGGCTGCAGAGTGTTTGCTAGAGATCGCTCAGCAACATAAAACCACTCATCGTATTGGTTTGGTGGGGAGTTCGCTCGGTGGTTATTTGTCGACTTGGCTCAATGCCGAGTTTGGTTTTCGCGCTGTGGTTGTCAACCCAGCGGTGAAGCCGTATGAGCTGTTGGCTGACTATCTAGGGCCACAAACTAACCCATATACGCATGAAAGCTATACACTCGAAGCGCGTCATATTGACGAATTGAAAGCGCTTGAGGTAAAAGAGGTCGCGAATCCAGAATCTTTCTGGCTATTGCAGCAAACCGAAGATGAAGTGCTGGACTACCGTCAGGCAGTGGAAAAGTACGCAGGTTCTGCACAAACGGTAGAAGAGGGAGGCGATCATAGTTTTGTTGGCTTTGAACGCTATCCAGAGCGAATCATTCACTTTCTTGGTTTGTAA
- the cpdA gene encoding 3',5'-cyclic-AMP phosphodiesterase codes for MQHTSSDTLSENSIKLLQITDTHLFASDEGSLLSVKTLQSFQAVVEQVIARHVEFDYILATGDISQDHSAASYQRFADGIAPLEKACFWLPGNHDYKPNMSSVLPSPQITTPEQVALNPHWQLILLDSQVVGVPHGRLSDQQLSMLEHYLQASPEKNTLILLHHHPLLVGSAWLDQHTLKDAEAFWQIVERFPMVKGIVCGHVHQDMNVMHKGIRVMATPSTCVQFKPQSDDFALDTVSPGWRELTLHANGEITTQVQRLASGCFLPDFSSSGY; via the coding sequence TTGCAACATACATCCAGTGATACGCTCAGCGAGAACAGTATTAAGCTGTTACAGATTACGGATACTCATCTCTTTGCATCGGATGAGGGCAGTTTGCTGAGTGTTAAAACACTCCAAAGTTTTCAGGCCGTTGTCGAGCAAGTGATAGCGCGCCATGTTGAGTTTGACTATATATTAGCAACCGGTGACATTTCTCAAGACCATAGTGCGGCTTCTTACCAGCGTTTTGCTGACGGAATTGCGCCACTAGAGAAAGCCTGCTTTTGGTTGCCAGGTAACCACGACTATAAACCCAATATGTCGAGTGTTTTACCTTCCCCTCAAATTACTACACCAGAGCAGGTGGCGCTTAATCCTCATTGGCAACTGATTTTGCTGGATTCCCAAGTCGTCGGTGTGCCACATGGTCGCCTCAGTGATCAACAGTTGTCGATGCTGGAGCATTATTTGCAGGCGTCGCCAGAGAAAAACACCTTAATTTTACTTCACCACCATCCACTGCTGGTGGGTAGTGCTTGGTTAGATCAGCATACGTTGAAAGATGCAGAGGCGTTTTGGCAAATTGTTGAACGTTTTCCTATGGTGAAAGGCATTGTGTGTGGTCACGTTCATCAAGATATGAATGTGATGCACAAAGGCATTCGTGTGATGGCAACCCCATCAACATGTGTTCAGTTCAAACCGCAATCTGACGATTTTGCGCTCGACACGGTTTCACCCGGTTGGCGCGAATTAACACTGCATGCCAATGGTGAGATCACCACTCAAGTGCAACGCCTAGCTTCGGGCTGTTTTTTACCTGATTTTAGCTCAAGTGGTTACTGA
- a CDS encoding DegQ family serine endoprotease, whose amino-acid sequence MKKPLLVLTALSLSLSSALAPLPATAALPFSVSGQELPSLAPMLERVTPAVVSIAVEGKQVERSRIPDQFQFFFGPDFPTEQVRERPFRGLGSGVIINANKGYIVTNYHVIKGADEIRIQLHDGREYDAELIGGDEMSDVALLKVDGAKDLTEIKLADSDKLRVGDFSVAIGNPFGLGQTVTSGIVSALGRSGLNIENFENFIQTDAAINSGNSGGALVNLNGELIGINTAILGPNGGNVGIGFAIPSNMMKNLTDQILEFGEVKRGMLGVQGGEITSELAEALGYNSSKGAFVSQVVPDSAADKAGIKAGDIIVSLNGKKIDTFSELRAKIATLGAGKEIELGVVRDGKDKRFDVTLGESQQTKAKADKMHEGLAGAELANTTSDDRIAGVKVINVADKSPAAQYQLQKDDIIIGVNRQRVKNLADFRAIVEKQTGVLALNIQRGERTIYLVIR is encoded by the coding sequence ATGAAAAAACCTTTGCTTGTTTTGACTGCATTGTCTTTGAGCTTAAGCTCAGCCCTTGCCCCTCTTCCAGCAACCGCCGCACTGCCTTTTAGCGTCAGTGGACAGGAGTTGCCGAGCTTAGCGCCAATGCTCGAACGTGTTACCCCTGCGGTCGTTAGTATCGCGGTTGAAGGTAAACAGGTAGAACGCTCGCGTATTCCCGATCAATTTCAGTTCTTTTTTGGCCCTGATTTCCCAACAGAACAAGTTCGTGAACGTCCATTCCGTGGTTTAGGTTCTGGTGTCATCATTAATGCCAATAAAGGCTATATCGTGACGAACTACCACGTCATCAAAGGCGCTGATGAAATACGAATCCAGCTTCACGATGGTCGTGAATACGATGCCGAGTTAATTGGTGGCGATGAGATGTCCGATGTTGCTCTGCTCAAAGTCGATGGTGCTAAAGACTTAACCGAAATTAAGCTCGCCGATTCCGACAAGTTACGTGTGGGTGATTTCAGCGTCGCCATTGGTAACCCATTTGGTTTGGGACAGACAGTGACGTCCGGTATTGTTTCAGCCTTAGGGCGTAGTGGTTTGAACATTGAAAACTTCGAAAACTTTATTCAAACCGACGCGGCAATTAACAGTGGCAACTCCGGTGGTGCGCTCGTCAACCTCAATGGTGAACTGATCGGCATCAATACTGCGATTCTCGGCCCCAATGGCGGAAACGTCGGTATTGGCTTCGCCATTCCATCGAATATGATGAAGAACTTAACTGACCAAATCTTGGAATTTGGTGAAGTCAAACGTGGCATGTTAGGCGTTCAAGGTGGCGAAATCACCTCTGAACTGGCTGAAGCGCTGGGCTATAACTCGAGCAAAGGCGCATTTGTCAGCCAAGTGGTTCCTGACTCAGCAGCAGATAAAGCCGGCATCAAGGCGGGCGACATCATTGTGTCTCTCAATGGTAAGAAAATCGATACCTTCTCTGAGCTAAGAGCCAAGATTGCAACCCTCGGGGCAGGCAAAGAAATCGAGCTTGGCGTGGTGCGCGATGGTAAAGATAAGCGCTTTGATGTCACATTGGGTGAGTCGCAACAAACCAAAGCGAAAGCCGATAAAATGCACGAAGGCCTTGCCGGTGCTGAGTTGGCTAATACCACGTCAGACGATCGCATTGCTGGCGTTAAAGTGATCAACGTGGCAGATAAGTCGCCAGCGGCACAGTACCAGTTACAAAAAGACGACATCATTATCGGAGTCAATCGTCAGAGAGTAAAAAATCTCGCCGATTTCCGTGCCATTGTTGAAAAACAAACTGGCGTGCTTGCGCTCAATATCCAACGTGGTGAACGTACTATCTACTTAGTCATTCGCTAA
- the nudF gene encoding ADP-ribose diphosphatase — MQQDDKQHAVFTPEDVEVLSKEPLFQGFFKMIKYRFRHKLFAGGWSNVIEREMFERGHAAAMLPYDPIRDEVVLIEQIRVGALEHQHPWQLEIVAGMIDRDESADDVVRREAQEEAGLEVGQLVSVVSYYPSAGGCSEKLDVFIGEVDASKAHGIHGLDYEDEDIRVHVMTREQAYDLVKRGKIENGASIIALQWLELNHLQLKSQWLEIE, encoded by the coding sequence ATGCAACAGGATGACAAACAACACGCTGTTTTCACTCCAGAAGATGTAGAGGTTCTCTCAAAAGAGCCACTCTTTCAGGGATTTTTCAAGATGATCAAGTACCGCTTCCGCCATAAGTTATTTGCCGGTGGGTGGAGCAATGTGATCGAACGTGAAATGTTTGAACGTGGTCATGCTGCTGCAATGCTTCCCTACGATCCTATTCGTGATGAAGTGGTGTTAATTGAACAAATTCGTGTCGGAGCACTGGAGCATCAGCATCCTTGGCAGTTGGAAATTGTCGCAGGCATGATCGATCGTGATGAATCGGCGGATGATGTCGTGCGTCGAGAGGCGCAAGAAGAAGCTGGCCTAGAAGTCGGACAACTTGTTTCGGTGGTTTCGTATTATCCTTCAGCGGGTGGCTGTTCAGAAAAGCTGGATGTTTTTATCGGTGAAGTGGATGCCTCTAAAGCGCATGGCATTCATGGTTTAGACTATGAAGATGAAGATATCCGTGTGCATGTGATGACACGTGAGCAAGCCTACGATTTGGTCAAACGCGGCAAAATCGAGAATGGTGCCTCAATTATCGCCTTACAATGGTTAGAGTTAAATCACTTGCAGTTAAAGTCACAGTGGTTGGAGATTGAGTGA
- the parE gene encoding DNA topoisomerase IV subunit B: MTEQYNAGAIEVLNGLEPVRRRPGMYTDTARPNHLGQEVIDNSVDEALAGHASKVQVILHADQSLEVIDDGRGMPVDIHPEEKVSGVELILCKLHAGGKFSNKNYQFSGGLHGVGISVVNALSKRVEVTVRRDGQVYEIAFEHGDKVSDLTVTGTSGRRNRGTSVHFWPDTKYFDSPNFSVTRLVNNLRAKAVLCPGLEITFSDRVNGKEHQWLYQDGLKDYLIEGVKGYTLLPEEPFTGQFSAETEAADWAVIWQPEGGEMITESYVNLIPTAQGGTHVNGLRQGLLDAMREFCEFRNLLPRGVKLTGEDVFDRCSYVLSVKMQDPQFAGQTKERLSSRQTAAFVSGVVKDTFSLWLNEKPQLAEQLAEVCIANAHRRMRASKKVVRKKIASGPALPGKLTDCSVQDLARTEIFFVEGDSAGGSAKQARDREFQAVMPLRGKILNTWEVSADQVLASQEVHDISVALGIDPDSDNLEGLRYGKICILADADSDGLHIATLLCALFTRHFRALVEAGHIYVAMPPLYRIDCGKEVFYALDDAEKDGVLERLSQKRAKINVQRFKGLGEMNPLQLRETTMDPNTRRLVQLTIDDSEATMEMMDMLLGKKRADDRRSWLQNNGDMAEV; the protein is encoded by the coding sequence ATGACTGAACAATATAATGCTGGTGCCATTGAAGTACTGAATGGTTTAGAGCCAGTACGTCGCCGACCAGGGATGTATACGGATACAGCGCGCCCGAACCATTTGGGCCAAGAAGTTATCGATAACAGTGTCGATGAAGCGCTGGCCGGACATGCCTCCAAAGTACAAGTCATCCTACATGCAGACCAATCACTGGAAGTGATCGATGATGGTCGAGGCATGCCCGTCGATATCCACCCAGAAGAGAAAGTCTCGGGCGTTGAGCTGATCCTATGTAAGCTGCACGCTGGTGGTAAATTCTCCAACAAAAACTATCAGTTTTCTGGTGGTTTGCACGGGGTAGGTATTTCGGTGGTGAACGCCCTGTCTAAAAGGGTTGAAGTGACAGTACGTCGAGATGGTCAGGTTTACGAAATCGCTTTTGAACATGGTGACAAAGTGTCGGATCTCACTGTGACGGGGACGAGTGGTCGTCGTAATCGCGGTACCAGCGTGCACTTCTGGCCAGACACCAAATACTTTGATTCGCCAAACTTCTCGGTTACGCGCTTAGTGAATAACTTGCGTGCGAAGGCGGTCCTTTGCCCAGGTTTGGAAATTACTTTCAGTGATCGTGTGAATGGTAAAGAGCATCAGTGGCTCTACCAAGATGGTTTGAAAGATTATTTGATTGAAGGGGTGAAGGGTTACACCTTACTACCTGAAGAGCCATTTACAGGCCAATTTTCGGCAGAAACAGAAGCCGCGGATTGGGCGGTGATCTGGCAGCCAGAAGGCGGTGAGATGATCACCGAAAGCTACGTTAACCTGATCCCAACCGCACAAGGCGGTACGCATGTGAACGGTTTACGTCAAGGTTTGTTGGATGCGATGCGTGAGTTCTGTGAATTCCGCAACTTACTGCCGCGTGGCGTAAAGTTAACGGGTGAAGACGTTTTCGACCGCTGTTCTTACGTACTGTCGGTGAAGATGCAAGATCCGCAGTTTGCTGGCCAAACCAAAGAGCGCCTTTCTTCTCGTCAAACCGCGGCGTTTGTCTCTGGGGTGGTAAAAGACACTTTTAGCTTGTGGTTAAATGAAAAGCCGCAACTTGCCGAGCAACTCGCGGAAGTGTGTATTGCAAACGCTCACCGCCGTATGCGTGCGAGCAAGAAAGTCGTGCGTAAAAAGATTGCATCAGGCCCAGCTTTACCAGGTAAGTTGACCGATTGTTCCGTGCAAGACTTAGCTCGTACTGAAATCTTCTTCGTGGAAGGGGATTCGGCAGGCGGCAGTGCCAAGCAAGCGCGTGATCGTGAATTCCAAGCCGTGATGCCGCTGCGTGGTAAAATCTTAAATACTTGGGAAGTTTCTGCCGATCAAGTATTGGCGTCTCAAGAAGTGCACGATATTTCTGTCGCACTAGGGATTGATCCAGATAGCGACAATCTTGAAGGGCTGCGTTACGGCAAAATCTGTATCCTCGCCGATGCGGACTCGGATGGTCTGCACATTGCGACACTCTTGTGTGCGCTATTCACACGTCATTTCCGAGCGCTAGTTGAAGCGGGACATATCTACGTAGCAATGCCACCACTGTATCGTATTGATTGCGGCAAAGAGGTGTTCTATGCGCTGGATGATGCAGAAAAAGATGGCGTGTTAGAACGCCTAAGCCAGAAGCGCGCCAAAATTAACGTGCAACGATTCAAAGGTCTGGGTGAGATGAACCCACTGCAGTTGCGTGAAACCACGATGGATCCCAATACGCGTCGTCTGGTGCAACTCACCATTGATGACTCAGAGGCGACCATGGAAATGATGGACATGCTGCTGGGTAAAAAACGCGCAGATGACCGTCGTAGCTGGTTACAAAACAACGGCGATATGGCAGAGGTTTAA
- the tolC gene encoding outer membrane channel protein TolC, with protein MKKLLPLLIGAALGSLSSSVWADSLAEIYDLAKQNDPQLLSVQAKRDAAFEAVTSSRSTLLPQINLTAGYNINRSDVDPRDSDKLSAGINFSQELYQRSSWITLDNAEKSARQADAAYAATQQGLILRTAQAYFEVLKAQDNLEFVRAEKAAVARQLEQTKQRFEVGLSAITDVHDAQAQYDGVLADEVLAENSLTNSYEALREITGQEHKNLNVLDTKRFSASRSNASAETLIEEAQEKNLSLLSARITKDIAKDNISLASSGHLPSLTLDGGYNYGNETNSNNGSVLNNSGDDYTTNDFSLGLNLVVPLYTGGNTTSQTKQAEFNYVSASQDLEATYRGVVKEVRAQNNNINASIGALRAYEQSVVSARSALEATEAGFDVGTRTIVDVLDATRRLYDANKNLSNARYNYILSVLQLRQAVGTLNEQDVLDVDAGLVAKK; from the coding sequence ATGAAAAAACTGCTTCCTCTACTTATTGGTGCAGCGCTAGGTAGCCTGAGTTCTTCAGTGTGGGCTGATTCCTTGGCAGAAATCTATGATCTGGCAAAGCAAAACGATCCACAGTTATTGAGCGTACAAGCTAAACGTGACGCCGCATTTGAAGCGGTCACTTCTAGCCGTAGTACCTTATTACCGCAAATTAATTTAACCGCAGGTTATAACATTAACCGTAGCGATGTTGATCCTCGTGATAGCGACAAACTATCTGCTGGGATTAATTTCTCTCAGGAACTGTATCAGCGTTCGTCTTGGATCACGCTAGACAACGCAGAGAAAAGCGCTCGCCAAGCAGATGCGGCATACGCAGCGACGCAACAGGGTTTGATCTTAAGAACCGCGCAAGCGTACTTTGAGGTGCTAAAAGCGCAAGACAACTTAGAATTTGTCCGTGCAGAAAAAGCGGCGGTTGCTCGTCAGCTAGAGCAAACCAAACAACGTTTTGAAGTGGGTCTGTCGGCCATTACAGACGTGCATGACGCCCAAGCGCAATACGATGGCGTATTAGCTGACGAAGTTCTGGCCGAAAACAGCCTAACCAACAGTTATGAAGCGTTGCGTGAAATCACAGGTCAAGAGCATAAAAACCTGAATGTCTTAGATACCAAGCGTTTCTCAGCAAGCCGCTCAAACGCTTCGGCTGAAACCCTGATCGAAGAAGCGCAAGAGAAAAACTTGAGCTTACTGTCAGCGCGCATCACAAAAGACATCGCCAAAGACAATATTTCTCTGGCCAGTTCAGGTCACCTGCCTTCATTGACCTTGGATGGTGGCTACAATTACGGCAATGAAACCAATAGTAACAATGGCTCTGTCCTGAACAATAGCGGTGATGACTACACAACAAACGATTTTAGTTTGGGTCTTAATTTGGTGGTTCCACTCTATACCGGTGGTAATACAACGTCGCAAACCAAACAAGCTGAGTTTAATTACGTCTCAGCGAGCCAAGATCTCGAAGCCACTTATCGCGGTGTCGTGAAAGAAGTTCGAGCGCAAAACAACAACATCAATGCCTCAATCGGTGCACTTCGCGCGTATGAGCAATCCGTGGTTTCTGCGCGTTCAGCATTAGAGGCAACCGAAGCAGGCTTTGATGTGGGTACTCGTACAATCGTGGATGTACTTGATGCCACTCGTCGCCTTTACGATGCCAACAAAAACCTATCGAATGCACGCTACAACTACATCTTGAGTGTACTGCAACTTCGTCAGGCGGTGGGTACGCTGAACGAACAAGATGTACTGGATGTTGATGCTGGTTTGGTTGCGAAAAAGTAA
- a CDS encoding DUF1249 family protein, with protein MGLAAAKQPYYVDLAGLMRTYETNYAKLNALLPFNAEVGDVRCYQVVNMIYQMTVKEVTKYTTIVEICQSDDIPLFPLPTMSVRLYHDARVAEVLSSGEHVRFKAKYDYPNETLMQKDEKHQLNAFLGEWLTFCLKSGISRAPITFKEE; from the coding sequence ATGGGTTTAGCAGCAGCAAAACAACCTTATTATGTTGATTTGGCAGGGTTAATGAGAACCTATGAGACGAATTATGCCAAATTAAATGCTTTGCTGCCGTTCAACGCTGAAGTGGGTGATGTTCGCTGCTATCAGGTCGTAAACATGATCTACCAAATGACAGTGAAAGAGGTCACAAAATACACCACCATAGTGGAGATATGTCAGAGTGATGACATACCGTTATTTCCTTTACCTACGATGTCTGTCAGGCTTTATCACGATGCCAGAGTCGCGGAAGTGCTCTCGAGTGGTGAGCATGTTCGATTCAAAGCGAAATACGACTACCCAAATGAAACGTTGATGCAGAAAGATGAAAAGCATCAATTGAATGCGTTTCTTGGTGAGTGGCTGACCTTTTGTTTAAAAAGCGGTATTAGCCGAGCCCCAATAACATTTAAAGAAGAATAA